The following coding sequences are from one Methanohalophilus halophilus window:
- a CDS encoding ABC transporter ATP-binding protein yields the protein MTGNIQVDIEKRYSGQEEAPDFNLDVNFTASNELVVLFGRSGSGKTTTLRCIAGLGKPDAGFIEVNGKVYFDSGSKKNLSPQDRRPGYVFQNYALFPHMNVAKNITYGLKGKSDAEKEQRLHEMLELLHITGLQDQYPSRLSGGQKQRVALARALAPNPDILLLDEPFSALDMVVRMRLRERIHSIQEKLDIPVLFITHNPVEAFTLADKVVVLHEGSVQQEGRPEEVFYNPCNRHVAELVGVSNIFDADTAGKSENGFVLDTDSISITTTTNVEQGGRYSWGVRPENVHLHPGGEDISGCNVFSTTVRSVVNRGASRVVAVDIPGGGSVLLSEMDNRTFGKLDIGPGSQCRVEIDPRDVLVFAREDSAD from the coding sequence ATGACAGGTAATATTCAGGTTGATATAGAAAAGCGATATTCAGGGCAGGAGGAAGCACCGGATTTTAATCTGGATGTTAATTTTACTGCTTCAAATGAACTGGTTGTCCTCTTTGGGCGTTCCGGTTCGGGAAAAACCACAACCCTGAGGTGTATTGCGGGACTTGGGAAACCTGATGCGGGTTTTATTGAAGTTAACGGCAAGGTCTACTTTGACAGTGGATCAAAAAAGAACCTGTCTCCCCAGGACCGCAGGCCGGGTTATGTTTTCCAGAATTATGCCCTTTTTCCGCATATGAACGTGGCGAAAAATATCACTTACGGGTTAAAGGGCAAATCGGATGCTGAAAAAGAGCAAAGGTTGCATGAGATGCTGGAACTTCTGCACATAACAGGTCTGCAGGACCAGTATCCTTCCCGGCTTTCGGGAGGACAGAAACAGCGAGTTGCCCTGGCCCGCGCCCTGGCTCCCAATCCTGACATATTACTTCTGGATGAACCCTTTTCCGCACTTGATATGGTGGTCCGGATGCGCCTGCGGGAGAGGATACACAGTATCCAGGAGAAACTGGATATCCCTGTGTTGTTCATCACTCACAATCCGGTTGAAGCTTTCACCCTGGCTGACAAAGTAGTGGTATTGCATGAGGGGTCGGTGCAGCAGGAAGGCAGGCCTGAGGAAGTTTTCTACAATCCTTGCAACAGGCATGTGGCAGAACTTGTAGGGGTATCGAATATTTTCGATGCCGATACTGCAGGGAAGTCTGAGAATGGCTTTGTTCTGGATACGGATTCGATCTCAATAACCACCACAACGAATGTTGAACAGGGTGGCAGGTATTCCTGGGGTGTGCGGCCGGAGAATGTCCATCTTCATCCTGGCGGGGAAGATATTAGCGGTTGCAATGTATTTTCCACAACTGTGCGCAGTGTTGTCAACAGGGGGGCAAGCAGGGTTGTGGCTGTGGATATTCCGGGAGGCGGATCAGTGCTGCTTTCGGAAATGGATAACCGCACCTTCGGGAAACTGGATATCGGGCCGGGTTCGCAATGCAGGGTGGAAATCGATCCCCGGGATGTACTTGTTTTTGCCCGGGAGGATTCTGCCGATTGA
- the ilvE gene encoding branched-chain-amino-acid transaminase — protein MSEVLVYYNGDYVPKSEASTSVYDHGFLYGDGVFEGIRAYNGRVFKLKEHVDRLFDSAKAIAMEIPISREEMIQAILETLRKNDLSDAYIRPIVSRGVGDLGLDPRKCKTPNIFIITQEWGAMYGDLYEVGLKAVMVATRRNAPDALSPNIKSLNYLNNILAKIEANAKGGDEAIFLDGNGYICEGSGDNIFIIKNGKVYTPPTISNLKGITRATAIELLVERGYEVFEENVGLFDLFTADEVFVTGTAAEAAPITKVDGRLIGDGKPGPITGEMVKAFEEITGTTGTPIYE, from the coding sequence ATGAGTGAAGTTCTGGTTTATTACAACGGTGATTATGTCCCCAAATCCGAAGCAAGCACTTCTGTCTATGACCATGGTTTCCTCTATGGTGACGGTGTCTTTGAAGGGATCAGGGCATACAACGGCAGGGTATTCAAATTAAAAGAGCATGTGGATCGTTTATTTGATTCTGCAAAGGCCATTGCAATGGAAATACCCATCAGCAGGGAAGAGATGATTCAGGCAATCCTGGAAACCCTGCGAAAAAATGATCTCAGTGATGCATACATAAGACCCATCGTATCCCGTGGTGTAGGGGACCTCGGTCTTGACCCCCGCAAATGCAAAACTCCCAATATATTCATCATTACCCAGGAATGGGGGGCAATGTACGGGGATCTCTATGAGGTTGGTTTGAAAGCAGTCATGGTTGCAACCCGGCGCAACGCTCCCGATGCCCTCTCTCCAAATATCAAATCCCTGAACTACCTGAATAATATCCTGGCCAAGATTGAAGCCAATGCCAAGGGGGGCGACGAAGCGATATTCCTGGACGGCAACGGCTACATCTGCGAAGGTTCCGGGGATAATATCTTCATCATAAAGAATGGCAAAGTGTATACTCCTCCAACGATTTCCAATCTGAAGGGTATTACCCGTGCAACAGCGATTGAGTTACTTGTTGAAAGAGGTTATGAGGTATTTGAGGAAAACGTAGGCCTTTTTGACTTATTCACAGCAGATGAGGTTTTTGTAACCGGTACGGCTGCTGAAGCCGCCCCCATTACAAAGGTTGACGGAAGGCTTATCGGAGATGGAAAACCCGGGCCTATTACCGGGGAAATGGTAAAGGCTTTCGAGGAGATCACAGGTACTACCGGTACTCCGATATATGAATAA
- a CDS encoding molybdopterin molybdotransferase MoeA, with translation MRKILNHLTSLDEARQILASLPVNCGVEHVSLVHADGRILAEKIVSDINVPSFAKALKDGYAIRAKDVPTQGTCLLLKAYVPAGRGDILSLGKGEAVEISTGAPIPQESDSVVMVEDTTLADGKVCIHSDVRQGQHILAAGTDISRDETVLEAGQMLSPAKIGILAALGINNTIVKKLKVGIISTGNELTEPGNPLGRGRIYDANSYTLSTAIRRLSATPVAYGIVGDEPEKARSLLLKAVSECDIVLTTGSTSAGSDDFMYRLMEEEGQIRMHGLKFKPGKPVIIGSVRNIPVIGLPGNPTASLMVFNEIVSSLVRKGLGITAPARQRIKATLMDDVYSDNRLEYHCVEVIDDCAYSVDKTSASITTLAKADGYIVIEPQISFVKAGNEVEVTFFEN, from the coding sequence ATGCGCAAAATACTCAATCATCTAACATCACTGGATGAGGCCAGGCAAATTCTGGCCTCTCTGCCCGTCAATTGCGGAGTGGAACATGTTTCACTTGTACATGCCGATGGTCGCATACTTGCAGAAAAAATAGTATCTGACATCAATGTTCCATCCTTTGCCAAGGCACTCAAGGATGGTTATGCTATCCGTGCCAAAGATGTACCTACGCAAGGCACATGTTTGTTACTGAAAGCCTATGTACCTGCGGGAAGAGGGGATATCCTGTCCCTTGGAAAAGGTGAAGCTGTGGAAATTTCCACCGGGGCCCCGATTCCACAGGAAAGTGATTCTGTTGTTATGGTGGAAGATACCACTCTTGCAGACGGGAAAGTGTGTATCCATAGTGATGTAAGGCAAGGCCAGCACATCCTTGCCGCAGGCACTGATATTTCCAGAGATGAAACTGTTCTTGAAGCAGGGCAAATGTTGTCTCCTGCAAAGATTGGTATCCTTGCAGCGCTGGGCATCAATAATACAATTGTGAAAAAACTGAAAGTGGGCATTATCTCTACCGGTAATGAATTGACCGAGCCTGGCAATCCTCTAGGTCGGGGCAGGATCTATGATGCCAATTCCTATACACTGTCAACCGCTATCAGACGTTTGTCGGCAACTCCTGTAGCCTATGGTATAGTTGGGGATGAACCTGAAAAAGCCCGTTCTCTCCTTTTAAAGGCAGTTTCTGAATGTGATATCGTATTGACAACCGGCAGCACATCGGCAGGTTCGGATGATTTCATGTACAGGTTAATGGAAGAAGAAGGACAAATCCGGATGCATGGCTTAAAGTTCAAACCCGGCAAACCGGTAATTATTGGATCAGTCAGGAATATTCCCGTGATTGGATTGCCCGGTAATCCTACAGCATCCCTGATGGTATTCAATGAGATTGTGTCTTCCCTTGTAAGAAAAGGACTGGGGATTACCGCCCCTGCAAGGCAAAGGATTAAAGCAACCCTTATGGATGATGTGTATTCAGATAACAGGCTGGAATATCATTGTGTGGAAGTAATTGATGACTGTGCCTATTCGGTGGATAAAACCTCTGCTTCAATTACAACACTGGCAAAGGCCGATGGTTACATTGTAATCGAACCGCAAATCAGTTTTGTGAAAGCCGGGAACGAGGTTGAAGTCACTTTCTTTGAAAATTGA
- a CDS encoding DUF61 family protein — protein sequence MTGRLPDSDNPAFARWMKGEMGRINRAIVAQRKTLAQLLEEELPHSKTRAGDRYVFDRQIIGMLGEELPSELHDSLKLPILFFFDFRVEDSCFLNDRYALEALQILSELGQMYRMRQGKVWVGKSMAYSIMRKYPTAIQITMG from the coding sequence ATGACAGGAAGATTGCCTGATTCGGATAACCCGGCATTTGCCCGCTGGATGAAAGGGGAAATGGGCAGGATCAACAGGGCAATAGTGGCGCAGAGAAAGACGCTGGCCCAATTGCTTGAAGAAGAGCTGCCACACTCCAAAACCCGGGCAGGAGACAGATATGTATTCGACAGGCAGATTATCGGGATGCTGGGCGAGGAACTGCCCTCAGAGCTGCATGACAGCCTGAAACTTCCCATCCTCTTTTTCTTTGACTTCCGTGTGGAAGACAGCTGTTTTCTCAATGATAGATATGCCCTCGAAGCACTGCAAATCCTGTCAGAACTCGGTCAGATGTATCGCATGCGTCAGGGCAAGGTCTGGGTCGGCAAAAGTATGGCCTACTCGATCATGCGCAAATACCCAACTGCCATCCAGATAACAATGGGCTGA
- a CDS encoding OBG GTPase family GTP-binding protein, with amino-acid sequence MSVEDDIANIEKEIRDTPYNKATSHHVGKLKAKIARLREDLQKKASAKSGGEGYGVRKSGNATVTLVGFPSVGKSTLLNRLTGANSEIGAYEFTTLDVIPGVMEHKGAAIQILDVPGLVRGAASGRGRGKEVIAVVRNSDLVVFMLDVFQTEHFEVLKKELYDAGIRLGQHPPDVVIKRKDRGGITVSSTIDLALSEDLIKAILDDYKINNAHVLIRDDIDVDQLIDVVMGNRVYIPDVTVINKVDLADESVLPKVREKFPDSLLISANKGTHLEEVKDMIFNSLDFIRIYLKPQGEAADMEEPLIIRKRSTVGDVCDHLHRDFRDKFRYAQVWGESAKHPGQRAGLDHVLEDEDILTVIIQT; translated from the coding sequence ATGAGCGTCGAGGACGATATTGCCAATATTGAAAAAGAGATTCGAGACACTCCTTATAACAAAGCAACATCTCATCATGTAGGTAAACTGAAGGCCAAGATTGCCCGGTTGCGTGAGGACCTCCAGAAGAAAGCTTCTGCCAAATCCGGCGGTGAAGGTTACGGAGTACGTAAATCAGGAAATGCTACAGTTACACTGGTAGGTTTCCCTTCAGTTGGTAAATCCACTCTCCTGAACCGGCTTACCGGGGCAAATTCCGAAATCGGTGCTTATGAATTCACAACCCTGGATGTTATTCCCGGTGTAATGGAACACAAAGGTGCAGCCATACAGATTCTGGATGTACCGGGTCTTGTCAGGGGTGCGGCCAGCGGACGTGGCCGGGGTAAGGAAGTTATCGCAGTTGTGCGTAACAGTGACCTGGTAGTTTTCATGCTTGACGTTTTCCAGACAGAACACTTTGAGGTTCTCAAAAAGGAGCTTTATGATGCCGGTATCCGGCTGGGCCAGCACCCGCCTGATGTCGTGATCAAGAGGAAGGATCGCGGTGGAATTACTGTGAGCAGCACCATTGACCTTGCTCTCTCAGAGGATCTTATCAAGGCAATACTGGATGATTACAAGATAAACAATGCCCATGTGCTTATCAGGGATGATATAGATGTGGACCAGCTTATCGATGTGGTCATGGGCAACCGTGTCTATATTCCCGATGTGACTGTCATCAATAAGGTGGACCTGGCGGACGAAAGCGTTCTGCCTAAAGTAAGGGAGAAGTTCCCGGATTCCCTGCTGATCTCTGCCAATAAGGGCACTCATCTGGAAGAGGTAAAGGACATGATCTTCAATTCCCTGGATTTCATACGGATATACCTTAAACCCCAGGGCGAGGCTGCGGATATGGAGGAGCCGCTTATAATCCGTAAAAGAAGCACGGTGGGAGATGTGTGTGATCACCTGCATCGCGATTTCCGGGATAAGTTCAGGTATGCCCAGGTTTGGGGCGAATCGGCCAAACATCCGGGACAGCGTGCGGGGCTGGACCATGTGCTTGAGGATGAGGATATCCTGACCGTGATCATACAGACGTGA
- the modB gene encoding molybdate ABC transporter permease subunit, which yields MLEQAIYPLYITLKIATLSTILVVLVGLLISYLLARRDFTGKNFVDILVTLPLVLPPTVTGYLLVILLGKNGVLGQSLFEITGYSILFTWQAAVIAAFVVSLPLMVKTTSAAIGSVDRELEYVAYTLGHSELETALFVTLPLAKKGIMAGLVLSFARAVGEFGATLMVAGNIPGKTNTMSLSIYTAFQSGNDSLANILVVILVIMSLVSMAATAKLVNRWKV from the coding sequence TTGCTTGAGCAGGCCATTTATCCATTGTACATAACACTGAAAATAGCCACCCTGTCAACTATACTGGTGGTTCTGGTGGGCCTGCTCATTTCATACCTGCTGGCACGGCGGGATTTTACGGGTAAAAATTTTGTGGACATCCTGGTGACCCTGCCCCTTGTATTGCCTCCTACGGTAACCGGGTACTTGCTTGTCATATTGCTCGGGAAGAATGGTGTGCTGGGTCAATCCCTTTTTGAAATTACGGGTTATAGCATTCTTTTCACATGGCAGGCAGCCGTGATCGCTGCATTTGTGGTATCCCTGCCATTGATGGTTAAAACCACGTCCGCTGCGATAGGCAGTGTGGATCGTGAGTTGGAATATGTGGCTTATACCCTGGGTCACAGTGAACTGGAAACTGCCCTTTTTGTGACCCTGCCCCTTGCAAAGAAAGGAATTATGGCAGGGCTGGTGTTGAGTTTTGCAAGAGCTGTGGGGGAATTCGGTGCAACCCTTATGGTTGCGGGGAACATTCCCGGAAAAACGAATACCATGTCACTTTCTATTTACACCGCCTTCCAGTCAGGCAATGACAGCCTTGCCAATATTCTTGTTGTAATCCTTGTAATAATGTCACTTGTTTCCATGGCTGCAACAGCAAAACTTGTTAACAGGTGGAAGGTGTGA
- the modA gene encoding molybdate ABC transporter substrate-binding protein gives MKRNNQIIFLVATMAVLAVLGAYLVNSTASSAQEVDSDEITVSAAASLTESYREIVKQFEADNPDIEVNLNLASSGSLRMQIEGGAPIDVFASASQKHMDILDTKDMIDTDSRRDFARNSLVMIVPAGTNQIENLEDLDSEDITKIALGNPNTAPVGRYAKQGLEEAGLWQAIEGKTIFAENVKQVLVYVERGEVDAGFVYMTDAQTSESDNIRIVGEVPVDADISYPVAILADSEAKGASEKFIDFVTGAEGKRILEEYGFKVE, from the coding sequence ATGAAAAGAAATAATCAGATAATATTTTTGGTAGCAACAATGGCAGTCTTAGCTGTGCTAGGTGCATATTTAGTCAATTCGACTGCATCATCCGCACAGGAGGTTGACAGTGATGAAATCACGGTATCTGCAGCTGCCAGTTTGACGGAAAGTTACCGTGAGATAGTAAAACAGTTCGAGGCTGATAATCCTGATATTGAGGTCAATCTCAACCTTGCAAGTTCAGGTTCCCTGAGGATGCAGATTGAGGGAGGAGCACCGATTGATGTTTTTGCTTCAGCATCCCAGAAACACATGGATATTCTGGATACGAAGGATATGATAGATACTGATTCAAGACGGGATTTTGCCCGCAATAGTCTTGTTATGATAGTGCCCGCAGGTACAAACCAGATCGAAAATCTTGAGGACCTGGACTCTGAGGATATCACAAAGATTGCCCTGGGCAATCCCAACACTGCGCCTGTAGGACGATATGCAAAACAGGGGCTGGAAGAGGCAGGGCTCTGGCAGGCTATTGAAGGCAAGACCATATTTGCGGAAAATGTGAAACAGGTCCTTGTGTATGTGGAACGAGGGGAAGTGGATGCAGGATTTGTATATATGACAGATGCACAAACTTCTGAGAGCGATAATATCAGGATTGTAGGAGAGGTGCCGGTAGATGCCGATATAAGTTATCCTGTGGCAATTCTGGCAGATTCTGAGGCAAAGGGAGCATCCGAGAAATTCATTGATTTTGTAACAGGTGCAGAGGGTAAGCGTATTCTGGAAGAATATGGATTTAAGGTAGAGTGA